CGTCCGCGACGATGGTATCTACTTCATCGACGCGACCAACGTCAACGACGAGGGAATGCACGACGCCCGCTCGTACGACCTCGCGTGTGCGTTGGCCGCCCTCGAACCACTCGCAGGGGCGAAAGTCGCCGTCGACGCCGCAGCAGCGGTGTACGAACCGCAGGAACTCCTCGACGCCGTCGATTTCCTCGACTTCGTCAACATCCGTCCCGACCACGACTTCGACGCTGCGGCGCTCAAAGGCGAAATCGAGAAACAGGCGACATAGCGACTGTCGGTCTGGAAAAAAGCCACGACAGAGTCGTGGAAACGTGTGTTACTGTCCTTCGACGCCCTCGTAGTCTGCGCCACCCATGTAGAGACGCGAGACTTCGGGGTCGTCGAGGAGACTGTCGGCGTCGCCCTCGTAGGCGACGGTCCCCTGGTCGAGGACGTATCCACGGTCGGAGATGGCGAGGCCCTCGCGGGCGTTCTGTTCGACCATCAACACCGACGTGCCGAGTTCGTTCACCTTCTGTACGTCTTCGAACACCGACTGCACGATGTTCGGTGCGAGACCTGCCGACGGTTCGTCGATGAGGAGCACGTCTGGGTCCATGACGAGGGCGCGAGCGAACGCGAGCACCTGACGTTGTCCGCCAGAGAGTGTCTTCGCCTTCGCGGATCGCTTTTCGTCGAGGATGGGGAACTGCTCGTACAGTTCGTCGATACGTGCTTGGAGGCCGCTCGAGCGAGCGACGCCACCCATCTTGAGGTTCTCGTCGATCGTGAGCGACGAGAACACGTTGTCGACCTGCGGGACGTATCCCATCCCGATTCGGACGAGGTCTTCTGGCTCTTCGCCCGCGATGTCGCGGCCGTCGAGTTCGACCGTCCCGTTCCACGGTTTGAGGAGTCCGAAGACGGTCTTGAGGACCGTCGACTTCCCCGCCCCGTTCGGGCCGATGATACAGACGATTTCGTCGGATTTGAGGTGCAACGTGAGGTCACGAAGGACCTGCACCTCGCCGTAGCCACTGTCGACGCCTTCCACGTCGAGTGCTCGGTTGCTCATGGACCGGCACCTCCGAGGTAGGCTTCGATGACTCGGTCGTCCGTGCGGACTTCGTCCGGCGTACCTTCCATGAGCACCTTCCCCTGGTCGAGGACGATGATGGGGTCGGCGAGGTCCATGATAAAGGGCATGTCGTGTTCGATGATGAGGAAGGTCTGGCCCTCCTCGTTGAGTTCGCGGATGAACCGTTTGATGTCGTTCGCCAGCGTCGGGTTGACCCCGGCGACCGGTTCGTCGAGCAGCAAGATGTCCGGGTTCGTCGTGAAGGCGCGTGCCAACTCGACGAGTTTCAACTGTCCACCGGAGAGTTCGGTCGACGGTTGGTCGATGAGGTGTGCAATCTCGAACCGTTCGAGAAGTTCGCGCGCCTGCTCGATGTTCGCCCGCTCTTCGCGAGTAACCTCGTCACTCGAGAAGAACAGCGAGAAGATGGACTCACCGGCCTGTGGTCCGGGGCCGACGAGCATCGCTTCGCGGACGGACATCCCTTCGAGACGCCGTGGCGTCTGGAACGTTCGCACGAGTCCCTCGTGGGCGCGTTCGTGCGGTTCCATCTCGGTCACGTCGGTCCCGTTGACCATGACCCGACCGGCGTCGTTTTCGTAGAATCCGGAGATGAGGTTGAACAGCGTCGACTTGC
The genomic region above belongs to Haloferax marinisediminis and contains:
- a CDS encoding ABC transporter ATP-binding protein is translated as MSNRALDVEGVDSGYGEVQVLRDLTLHLKSDEIVCIIGPNGAGKSTVLKTVFGLLKPWNGTVELDGRDIAGEEPEDLVRIGMGYVPQVDNVFSSLTIDENLKMGGVARSSGLQARIDELYEQFPILDEKRSAKAKTLSGGQRQVLAFARALVMDPDVLLIDEPSAGLAPNIVQSVFEDVQKVNELGTSVLMVEQNAREGLAISDRGYVLDQGTVAYEGDADSLLDDPEVSRLYMGGADYEGVEGQ
- a CDS encoding ABC transporter ATP-binding protein; the encoded protein is MSENGVYEGANLGKDDVVLKTVGLEKAFGGLVATDDVSIEVERGTITGMIGPNGAGKSTLFNLISGFYENDAGRVMVNGTDVTEMEPHERAHEGLVRTFQTPRRLEGMSVREAMLVGPGPQAGESIFSLFFSSDEVTREERANIEQARELLERFEIAHLIDQPSTELSGGQLKLVELARAFTTNPDILLLDEPVAGVNPTLANDIKRFIRELNEEGQTFLIIEHDMPFIMDLADPIIVLDQGKVLMEGTPDEVRTDDRVIEAYLGGAGP